atcataaattttttctttacttatcCCAACCTGTAGAAAAAAAGGGGTTCtgctaataatatttattgtgtTACTTGAAAACATTAGCCAAAAAAATTCATGGTGTTTGTCCTATTCATAGCATTATAACTATAGCCTCTATTTACTTTGCTGCTTCGGATACTGTCTATTCCGGTAAAAAACTTTGGTTTGTATGAATcgttataactatttttatgaGTTAATGATGTGCTTGGTCGCTGCACTGCATTTCCTAATGATTTAACTGCCTCTTGTGAAGAAAGATAATTGCTATACCTTAGTGATTTTTTAGTGCTATGTGAAATTGTGACAGGagctattgtttttttttcattgctctttaatgaattttttctataatactCGGTTCTTTCTATGGATTTCATAAACTCCATAGGTTTCATATAATCAgcattatcaattttttttttaattaaatcaagaGCCCGCTGTTTCGGGGGTCGTGGCCTATTAAATATTGAAGCACATTTTGGTATGTGTCGCTCAGCAACTGTAGGATTAAATCTTCTACTGCAATGTTGACATTCTATATAATCTAAATTTAGTGAAGGTGGTGGGGGTGGGAGATCAGATGCCTTGCCACCATTATCCATATAGACTTTAAGTTTCCTTGCAGCtcttatagtatttataaaatcattatgcTTTTGTCTCCAATCAGATTTTGGTCCTAAACTTTTAGCATCTggattgattttttgatttattgggTTAGCATCAGAACCTTGTGatctttgttttgatgaatcaaacacttttctttttttttgtttcattttgaaACAGACACTTCTATGCCGATCTATCCGATCCGttgtaaaaaaacgtttacatATATAGCATTCAACCATatcattgttattgttgttatcatCACTATCACTTTTATCATATGTATTGTAATTTGTATTAACTTGAAACTGCTCTTTATTTGTATTAGACAAATTCAACAGGATTTTGTTAGAGTCTAATTTTTCATGAACAGTTTGATCAACCAACGAACTTtttgtaacattaaaattattaacattatttggCAAAGAAATTTGTGTATTGCCaggacttttttctttttttaataaattttgctgACTTAAATTATCATTCAAGTCATAAGAATTAGATAAATGTTTTGTGTGCAttaatgaatctttttttagtGTCAACTTATTTATTGCAGTTTGGttgcatttaaataaatgtttttttatttgtgaagaTGGGATTTCTCGTTGACATAAACCACAAAGAACCTTTTTTTCTTGATTGCAATGTACAAGATGAGCTTCAATTTTTGATACAGGAACTTCTGAATCACAAAAACTGCAagtaatattatcattattttttttttcattacctaGAAGTATTGTTTTCTCTTTTTGTGTCACATTCAATGCATTCAAATAACCTGTTGGTGGTCTAACttgagttttaatatttttatcctcttcaaaagatttaattatattGGCAGTACCTGCATTTTTTGATATTCGCACTCCATTAATTTTTGTTCCTGGTTTAGGAGGTGCTGCAGGATTATCAGATGTGCATGATTTTTGATGCACATTAAGTCTATCAGGCAAAAATGTTCTTCCACAGTTATCACAGGGTATCAACTGAGCCTGAGCACACTTGTATGAAATTTCGTTAATTTGATCTAATATACTTTGATTACCATTTTCTCCTGCTAATAACTGATTATAATCAGGTTTTGCTGGCGGCTGGGTTCGTCTAAGATGCTttggaagttttttattttctacaaaccaatttttcaaacaatttggTTCGTGTATTGAAATAGACTTAGTTCCATATTTCCTTCCACATAAATAGCAAATTACATATGGCGCTTGTGCTCCAGCCATTAACGTCAGTGCTAAGTTTCATTcctcaatctctttttattttcttttttaaataaataaaaataacattaaatgtaaataattaaatgtaaataaataatatttaaattattaataaattttaagtatttagaatttgattaaaaagcaattgctatacaaagttttaaaaaattcagcaaaaacaaacatttagaaacagtaatgcatatatatatatatatatatatatatatatatatatatatatatatatatatatatatatatatatatatatatatatatatatatatacatacatatatatatatatatatatatatatatatatatacatatatatatatatatatatatatatatatatatatatatatatatatatatatatatatatatatatatattatatatatatatataaattattaacaagcgcaaacaaataaataacagaCAAAATTCCGGTGTGAACGTTGTTTTGTCCGAAGTTTTTCTGCGTAGGTACTTAAGTACTTACAATACTACTTAAGAAATATCGTTTGTTTATGATAACTGCAATGTTAGTTATTTCAAAACCTTATCAGACTAATCACAGTGTAAATTACCAACCTCAAGCTCgctattatttatctttaaagaAGTTAGGTAttggaataaaaatatatacgtCTATTCATATTTGTCACCAAttaatagttaaattttattaaatatgttttttttaaatcaatttgaaGTTCAGTTCGTGAATagttacaatatttatttagatttatcgGTTGTTAACTACTTTCGTGTAATTTATACATGAGTTCGTCAGCAGATGGCGTTATTTTTAAGCTCGAAGGCTaggaaaattttatttgaatatgaGCAACTTTTGTTGATATGCACGAACCATTATTTTGTAaggtaataatttttcaaaattatttataaaacaatattaaatgaaGTTTATTGTTCTTCATTTAATGGTAAAgtacaaaaacaattttgctGAGTTAATCAAAACTCAAAATCAGATTGAAAAAAGTgacaaataatgaattaaaaataactatatacaaaaatttattagtttcactataacattaacataaattactgaagtatttttataattttcttcttcattcctttttttaaattaaataaaatcactataaacaaatattggtccaagagaaaataaaaaaactgctacTCATCAGTTTGATAAGTGAACCACATAGAGTATGGACTTTTTTTTACGTCTAGGGTTGCAGAAGGTTTAAGCATGTCAgctctttattttttctgctttactGTTACTTTCCTGATTGGTATTTGCttctaaaaactattaaatccATTATCAatcaaataaagtaatataacattatgaataaaaaacaaaggatAAGTGACTAAAAAATTGAACAACTGGGATAAATATGCATCtgtattagtttaaaatattttatataagaaacaaataaatatgCATGTAATGTCTTTTATTAACACTCTACATTAAACATTCTTTTATTAATAAGATGTTTTGACTtgtaattaataacaaaataataataacaacagttTACAGTTTAAACTtgaacccttttttttttttagaaaatctcAAGTTTTATCATCATTAGCTGATAAAAACCCTTTGGTAAAAAAACCAATATGGAGTTATGATAACAAGGGAATACGCCATAAGAAAATTAAGCAggtatttataagtatttagtattttaaaaaaactttttaattatttgttatagttttaaatagacCTCCTAGCCATTAAAATGCTACTTATAtaactcaaataaatatttttatagctCGCTAGCTAACTAATTTtcatggcttgtgggtgtatataAGATAAGCAAAACTAGTAATGCTTATCCAAGCacgcatttatatatatatatatatatatatatatgtatatatatatatatatatatatatatatatatatatatatatatatatatatatatatatatatatatatatatatatatatatagtttgttgCATTTGGGAAAACCggaataaaaaaagtgattctTGCGCTAACACATACGtcacttttaattacttttgactTTCGTCCAACATTTGTGTGTTGTCAGAAAGTTAAAACCATTAATGCAACAAATGcaacaaactatatatatatatatatatatatatatatatatatatatatatatatatatatatatatatatatatatatatatatatatatatatatatatatatatagtttgttgCATTTGGGAAAACCggaataaaaaaagtgattctTGCGCTAACACATACGtcacttttaattacttttgactTTCGTCCAACATTTGTGTGTTGTCAGAAAGTTAAAaccattaatttaattacaaattaattattttttaaaaaaaccacaaaaatgcaaatttaattgaccagaatgtttttaaaaacattctgaatgtttttaacaatataaacaatgtttttatttttattttctttaataaaatgtgtttatttttactttttttactgtaaatcaTGCGCGGattgttgctacatcgactatctaaTAGTCTGACTCGCCAGGGACTGCTGTttcattgactgacaaatagcctgactcgcaaaggagtgctgctatatcgattgacaaatagcctgactcgcaacggagtgctgcttcATCTACTATCTTTTAGCCTGACCCActagggagtgctgctacatcgactgaggattTGGTtggggcaggcagtctatcaattaataaaaaaaaaatttcggtcttgcattttaatttttactttttgtcaacaaaatatggaaaaaactttCTGACAACATATAAGAgttctatacatatatatatatatatatatatatatatatatatatatatatatatatatatatatatatatatatatatatatatatatatatatatatatatatatgcggtagtggtagagtgctctcttcataagcaagaggttccgagtttgatccccaccacatccctggaagtaccgcgctcaacttgtatCTCCGCGCAGTGGTCTTATTCGTCAtagttcgtgtttcagagttatagagttgagagagggttataaccacaagtagcctcctcatctgtagtggccttcatggtcttggggaggtgaactaaaaaaaagaagaaaaaatagagTGACCATAAGAGAaagcaagagtatatatatatatatatatatatatatatatatatatatatatatacactcttgCTTCCTCTTAATTTTTCCAATGAAATGtcaagtttatgtttttttaaaaagctataataaagtcaatgtagcagcactcctttaaatgttttatgttggaGGGAATGTTTCAACCCCCTCCAATCTAAAagcatttgtttaaataaaaatatcatgacATAAAAATTGTAGTTAATTAgcgtcttggcttttagtaaacaattaaaattttaaatcccaTTAatgagtataaataataatcattgtCAACAATAGGCATGAAAATGTAGATCAGAGCTGTCTATAAAAGAATTGCAAGTAACACAATTTGCAGTACTTGTTATGCAAGTCACGCCACTTGCTGTAcctaaactttatttataaaaactataagaTATTTAAATCACAAAAGTAATATTAGGATAATTTATCACATATCCAAATAATTAAAGCACATTATCACAAAGtcgtattttaaaaacatcaactcTCTTGCTATGATATCAGCAGCAAGCTGATATCATAgcaagaaagttttttattcgATTGTCAACAGCTTTTAAATCAGTTTCATCTTGGCCCAGAGTTCAAAGAGCGATATCGTATAAAATTCTCACCTGTTAGTTCTAtaagaaaaatgtatatatatgcatgtaaaaaatctattttatcaGCAGCCTATTTTGAGAacctattaaattttgatttatgcaaaaatgagtttttaaaagttttttaaagttataccATGCAACCTTACAAGTGGTAGCAAGAGTagacaacaaaaaattacaaaaaaaaaattcaatttctataaaacttattattaaatcaaaacgCTAAAATTTACCAAGTTACCATGGTAGCTAGAGAAGGCACAactaaagataacaaaaaaaaatgtcgacgatagttaaatttatatatttgatcattaaaacaaagtattaaaatactttgttttaatgatcaaatatataaatttaagtattgtATGATAAATACATCCTTGCCATAACTCGATGTTGAGGTCACCAAATATtacaaagagaaaaaataaataaatgcatcTTGATTTATgccaaaaataagtttttaagcaTTTATGAAAGATATAACATACAAACTTTCTAGTGGAAATAAAGAAAGACAACTTAAGATTGCAAGAcaaattatagttttaataaattccaaatttaaaattataattaatagccTTACCATTGCTAGATGTTGAGTTCACTACATATTTctaagaaaaaaaggaaaagacataaaatttgtttgtagGAATGAAATATTATTGCCGAACTTTATAGTtttagtagtaatagtagtagtttTAGTAATAGTAGTGTGCCTTTGAGCGTGTTTGACACAGAACttttggcagccattgcaaccgaggtaatgGCGAGAAAGAGTTGTATcactttttgttataaaataatgtgAACGAAAGTGTAAGCAAATATCTAGCTTACATTAGCTTCAAacatactaaaatatatatcaagtttaatgttaaaagatactaaaatatatatcaagttttacagttttactctCGTTTGAAAATTGCAATCGCaacatctccttaattttgatctataggGTTTTTCTAaaccatattaaaataattaaaaatatttataatcgaTAGGGACGACGattaaacacattaaaaaagctacgtgattccatGCTAGTAGgaagttatagaaaaataagtaaagagtaaaaaaaaaagtaaaaaaaaaacaaaatagaaagatttataaaaactacTTAATTTTGTGAGCACTTTGGCTATGGTGTTcatttttgaaaccaatatctttatctttaatgaaaagCTAACTCGTTTAATCTCATTCAAAgagcaaaaatattaataacactaaagataaaaaatgagatataaacaattGTACTATAGTAATATCGAATGCTATATTGACTTTTAGTGAATAATTAAAAGCAGTTAGAGAAACTACctgtaatcatttttaatgatagacaGCACaggaaggtaagccaagctgtctatctaAATAAGGTAAACCTATCTGTCTACAAAATattacaacaataacatcacaacAATTACGCAAAAGCAATAGCAAATAACTTAAGATATTTGTAGGATGAAATTACACTAAGTATTAACAGagatgtgttttatatataaatagctATAAAAGGCTAGACAACAGACATTAAATAAAACAGTGAGAGATCATCCATAAATTAGGCAACgcaaaatatatctaaaaacaaaagttggAGATATTTAGCTCTTTTATGCgtcaattttcattaaacttaatgcgctaatttatctaaatattaaaactcTGCGAGGgtaaacttttgaacttttttgttttattgtgtaAGTTTGCGTTACCTAACTTATAGACGATCCAAACACCTTTTGGCACTAAATTCTGTCTCACATCTCTGCTAACTAAAGCTCTTGGCTGACAAAGTTTGCAATCTTGCTGatcgctacttttttttttcttttatatatagatttttagttataaagaataGTCAGCTAGCATAACAGTCTAGCTCTACACACACTGCAAGTCACTTGCTTGGCTAGTTTAACGACCTAGCTCTACACACACTGCAAGTCACGACATGAATTATAACactaataactatttaaaagcaGTTATAACAGTAggcaaaataacaaaaactggttgcattttctatatttttttataaaaaaaattaaatgtttaatattaaaacaataatcatttaaaattcaaatatatttgtaaataaaacatttttgaaaaccatttattaaataattcaaaatttatgcTCTTTTGTTAATgcaaaatttggaattttatataaggTTGTTCATGAAAGCAAAAGTtgaattttcgattaaaaaaaaagttttcgaaaCTCTATTTTTGTTTCGCTAAGTTCGAAATAATTTCaaactaattaattttgtatcgaaacaattttttcatttcgaaattgtaaaatttgcttcaaaatatttttgcgattttgaaattctgaaaatattaccGAAACAGTTTTTCACTTTCgaagttgtaaaatttgtttcaaaatatttttgcaatttcaaAACTCTGAAAATATTACCGAAACAATTTTTTGCCTTCGAAATtctaaaatttgcttcgaaataatttttatgattacgAAGCtctaaaaataacattgaaacaatttttcactATCGGAATtctaaaatttgcttcgaaatatgTTTgagattttgtaattttaaaaataatatcgaaacaatttttcactttccaaattttaaaatttgcttcgaaatatttttgcagGGATTAGAACCCCAACGGTTCTTTTGCAGGGATTAGAAACGTCAGGATAAGATAGGGGGTTGATATTTTGTGACATTTTGTGGAAAAGGGAGGAGGGGGatctgaaaagttttttgagtgACATAATTTGCAAATGACCCCTTACATCTACATGGTGaaatgttttacataaaatgttaGCTCTCTCAAATTGAATAAAACCTACCTATAGCAAAAACTACTTAAgtgtttttctttacaatttaaattgtaaattttgaacgtatgattttttaaatttttacttattcacttattcatgtttttacttattaattatTGAATAAAGATGCTTAAAAGCATCTTCAttcaatattgaataaaaaaatttaacttctaattcaaaataaaactcaaaactaTATTTggttaaactatatttaaactAGTGCACTTGTTACACTAATAACAGCACTAATAACAACTAGCACTAATAACATCACTATAgtgatgttattaaaaagttcgACTGTCgactaatatattttcaaaagtcAACCAAAGTCGACCTTTgaacttatattaaaatttttgaaattatagttTGAACgacttacatttttttgaaatcgaCTAAGTCAAATAAAAGCCGATTTAGTCGAAATGTTAGGGGGGGGGGagtaataaaagaaatcaagtAATTTACGtctgttttatatgtttttaaattatacaactTAAATATTAATGAAACAAAACAATATGAACGTTACGCAAGATAAATTTTGCTAGGTCTAAATGATTTAATATTGTGGAAAAGTCCTTTTGATttcttgataaatattaaacaaatataagtctaaaatagtaaaataaaagtaaatataagttttaaaataaactatttagaTATGAAGCGTCTCacaatttaaatatctttagaGCCCTAGTTAAAGAACGGAACGGATCAGCACTGTATATCGTATCGATATTGtatgaaaatctttttaataatcaCATGTAAagactgctaaaaaaataacaaaaaaaacaacacataactataaagttttttaatataataattaatgtcACATGTTATGAAGTTGTTTAATAATGCAGGGCCGTCAGGAAAAATCTTTGGACTATAAAAAGGCAGATGCCAAAAAGCATGCGGAAAAACCATTTTTTGGTGAGCCCTCATTAAATGATCAGTCGTAAACCCAGAAATACAGAAGCTAACTAACAATATTTTGGATTTAAATTAATTGGGATAtcgaaaaaagaaatttgtaattttgattatttattatttataaaaatactgaagaaatgaaaaaataatataaataaaatgttaatatagtaaaaatagagaaaaagtatacaaaaatagtgtaagatgaaaataatattatttttactaacaCACACCCAATGAATCTTTCCCAACCTCTTTTCATGCCTGgttgtttgtatatatttttttagatactATGTTAGAACTAAGATTTGGCAAGTTACTTACTGTTAACATTACGAATTGTTAACTTATGCAGAAATTAATTCTAGTTACCATACATAATTACCTGAAAACGTTGTGAAGCTACTTTTAGTGTATTATAAGTTACTCTTGAGTACTTTTAGTTGTTCTCAAGTGACCGCAGATACCGGTACCGGTaactaaaagtaatttttttggaaGTTGCTGAAATCCTCAAACCCTTAATAGACTTCAAcagagtaaacaaaaaacttagtGCTGGATTAGGAGAGAAGTCGTTGGGATGGAGGGAGATactatatcttaattttttaatttaatatgaaaagaaGGGGGGCAAATATTATATTCCGGCTCTGAAAAAACTACATTCTATTCAACAGTCATATTTGcttttgataaacaaaataaaattaaaaagatttataatgttcaatcaaataaaaagatattagaaaTCCATGTATAAGTTCTATTATTCGACTAAATCGACTTTTAGTCGATTAGTAGATAATCCAAAGTCGATTAGATCCGCTATTAGATTTTTCAAAGTCGACTAATTTTGACTAGTAGACTTTTAATCGGTTTAGTCAAAGTCGATAGCAACACTagttta
This portion of the Hydra vulgaris chromosome 13, alternate assembly HydraT2T_AEP genome encodes:
- the LOC100211834 gene encoding uncharacterized protein LOC100211834; this encodes MAGAQAPYVICYLCGRKYGTKSISIHEPNCLKNWFVENKKLPKHLRRTQPPAKPDYNQLLAGENGNQSILDQINEISYKCAQAQLIPCDNCGRTFLPDRLNVHQKSCTSDNPAAPPKPGTKINGVRISKNAGTANIIKSFEEDKNIKTQVRPPTGYLNALNVTQKEKTILLGNEKKNNDNITCSFCDSEVPVSKIEAHLVHCNQEKKVLCGLCQREIPSSQIKKHLFKCNQTAINKLTLKKDSLMHTKHLSNSYDLNDNLSQQNLLKKEKSPGNTQISLPNNVNNFNVTKSSLVDQTVHEKLDSNKILLNLSNTNKEQFQVNTNYNTYDKSDSDDNNNNNDMVECYICKRFFTTDRIDRHRSVCFKMKQKKRKVFDSSKQRSQGSDANPINQKINPDAKSLGPKSDWRQKHNDFINTIRAARKLKVYMDNGGKASDLPPPPPSLNLDYIECQHCSRRFNPTVAERHIPKCASIFNRPRPPKQRALDLIKKKIDNADYMKPMEFMKSIERTEYYRKNSLKSNEKKTIAPVTISHSTKKSLRYSNYLSSQEAVKSLGNAVQRPSTSLTHKNSYNDSYKPKFFTGIDSIRSSKVNRGYSYNAMNRTNTMNFFG